The Streptomyces sp. NBC_01439 genome contains the following window.
TCCGGCGGTGCACGGGGCCGGCACGGATGGACGTGACCACCTCCGCGTGCTCCTCCCGCGGCTGTTCTCCTCCGTCTCGGTGGTCAGCGCCTACGTCGGCAGCGGTCTGCAGTTGTTCATCGCGGGCGCCCTGATCGCCTGGCTGCCCAGCTACTTCAACCGCTACTACGACATGCCCACCGCACAAGCCGGAGCGACCGCGGGCCTGTTCGCCCTGGTGATCGGTATCGGCATGATCGTCGGCGGCATCGTCTCGGACCGGATCAGCCGGCGCGCCCCGATCCGCAAGTGGGCCGTCGCCATCAGCTGCAGCGTGGGCTCCCTCGTCCTACTGATGACCGCGTTCCGCCTACCGGCCAGCCCCGTACAGCTGCTCGTGCTGGGGCTGGGAACCGTGCTGTGCGCCGGAACGGCCGGGCCCGGGGCCGCCATGGTGGCGAACCTGACGCCCGCTGCGATCGCCGCCACGGCGTTCGCCACGCTCACGCTGGCCCAGAGCCTGCTCGGACTCGCCCCCGGCCCCGCGGTCACCGGGATGCTCGCCGACCGGCTCGGTCTGCTCGGCGCGCTCCGGCTCGTCCCGCTCGTGGCGATCGCGGCCACCGCGGCGTTCCTGCTCGGCCGCCACTCCTACGACCGTGACGTACACCGTCTGACCGGGGTCGCTCCGGGGACGGAGCCGCAGAAGAGGGAGGTGTCCTCGTGAGCGGTACCACCGATCCGGTGGTCGTGATCGTCCCCGGCCTGCGCGACCACGTCGAGGAGCACTGGCAAACCCTGCTGGCGGTTCGACTCACCGAGGCCGGGCGCAGCGTCCGCACCGTGCCCCCGCTGACGCAGGACCGGCTGAGCTGCGAGGCAGGCGTCGCCGCACTGGACGAGGTGGTGGTGCAGATCGCGGGGCCCGTCGTACTGGTTGCCCACAGCGCCGGTGTGATCACCACCGTCCACTGGTCCCGGCGGCACCCGGCGCAGGCGCAGGTACAGGGGGCGCTGCTGGTGACGCCGCCGGACTTCGAGCAGCCCTTGCCGGAGGGCTACCCCAGCACCGACGTGCTTGACGCGAATGGCTGGAACCCGGTGCCCCGCTCGCCGCTGCCCTTCCCCACCATCGTCGCGGCCAGCTCGAACGACCCGCTGGGCACCGTGCAGCGAGTGGCCGAGCTGGCCCGGAACTGGGGTGGCCGCCTCGTGGAACTCGGCGACGTCGGCCACCTCAACCCCGCCTCCGGCCACGGCTCGTGGCCGAGGGGGGAGGAACTCCTCCGCGAGCTCGAACACAGTTGATCCCGCGTACGGCCCCGCGCGAAGGACGACGACGAACACCGGCACCGGCGGGTGCCGGGGCCCGCCGGATGGGTGTCGTCGCCCGTTGATTCCTTCCTCCGCGACTGCGCAGGCCTGGTCGCGGGCCGGAAGAGGTTCAGTGCTCGCAGAGGGAGAATTCTCTCTCGTAGAGCTGCTCGTTGTGTTCGTCGACGAAGAACTTGCGTTCCTGCATGAGTTGTTCCCGGTAGTCCTTGGCCTGCTCGAGCGTCATGGTCGAGGTGTCGGACCAGGGTTGTTGCGGCGGCACATCGGATGTCGAAACGATCCTTTCCGACGGATCGACCAAGAAGAACGCCAGAATCTTGCGGTGTCCCGGGCGTGTGGGGTCCGACAGGCGGAACGAGCCGACGCGGTGCTGCAGGATGTTCGGGAACGCCAGGCAGCGGCCCGCTGGGGTCGATGTCGATCCCAGCATCTGGTTCAGTGCGTCTTCGTCCTCCAGCCCGTAGACCTCGCGCAGGCCGTCGTCGTCGTTCTGTTCGTAGTTCGGGTCGTCGAGGGCCGCCCGGAAGCTCAGCCGGCTCTCGGTGATGTTCTCGCTGTCCCAGTAGTAGATGCCGGTCGAGACGATCCGCTCGTTCATCATCCCCTCGACGTGCCAGGAACCGCCGGGGTACTCGGGCTTGTCCGGGGTGAGATGAATGGTGGCGAGTTTGACGATGACCTGCAGGCTGCGCCCGCGCAGGTCGACCCGGGAGGATTCTCCGGGCAACTCGGGCGCCGTGAAGGCCGGGGCGTCCGGGACGGCCGGGCGACGGTTTTCCCACCAGTCGTCATGGGCTTCTCCCCATGCACGGCGGGCTTCCGCGTAGGCCCCGTCATCGTCGTAGGAGGTCCTCTTCGGATACTCCGGCTTCGAGTCGTACCACCCGTAAGGATCGGCCTCGATTCGCAGGGGTCGCGGATGGCGCAGATCGGTGAGCACGTTCTCCAGCAGCGGGCGGAAGCACGCGAACAAGTCCGGTAGGACGGAGGCCAGTTCGCGATGAACCTCGGGGTGAACGTTGTTGACGTAGGAACGGAAGGCGACGGCGCCGTCGTCACTGACGTCGACGTCTGTGGGCAGCCACTGGAATTTCTCCGAGAACTCGTACTTCGAGTAGCGGTCCGTCGGATTCTCCCAAGCCCTCTCGGGCGCCCCGCTCACCTCTCTCACCAGGCAGAACAGTGAGGGATGAACGAGATCCAGTACCTGGCCGTCGGATCCGGGGTGCCAGTCCCGTTCCGCTTCGGGGGCCCGCTCCAGAACCCGAACCGCCTCGCGCAGCCGGAATCCGAGCTCGTCGTCGACCAGCGCGTCCGACTGCCACACCCCGTCGACGGCGGACACCTCGACGCCGGTTCGTCCGTCCCTCAGCGCGGCGTAGTGCAGGAGTTCGGCAAGCACGTGACGAACCTGAGCTTCGGTGAGGCCTTGGGCCACCGCCTCCTGCATCCACCTGGCGACGATGTCGGCATCGTTCATCTTGTCAAACCACCCCGGCTTGGCCCGAATGAGCGCGCTGTACTGCATCATCTGAAGTTCCCGCAGTGTTCGGGGTGTCGCGAACGACAGGGAACGGGAAGCAGCAAAAGGCAGCGGGAAAGCAGGCAGGCCGGTCAATTCTCTTGGTCCTTGCTCAGTAGGCGTGCTGTGGCGGGAAGGATAGTTCAGCCGACTGACATCGCCCGCCCGTGGTCCCTGTCATCGCCGGTCCGGGAGCCAGGCTTCGACGTCGTAGCGCGAAGGACGGGCAGGGGTGGAGGCGTTGCTGCGCGACATCTCGAGCCTGCGTGGCAACACGTACAGGTCAGCGCGCCTGGCGCTCCGGCTCTGCGCGGTCGCGGAGTCCGGCCCCGGCAGGGAGCCGGGACCGGACGATCGGGGCGATGTCGATGGGCAGCACCGTGCGGAGTCCACGGGTTGAACCTTGGGCGCTTCGCGTAGTCCGGGCCCAAGGTCCGGATCCCGCCGCTTGCGCACCCGGACGCTTCACCCGGCCGGCAGGGTCCGCCGGGGACGGCCACGGGCGCCAGGCGCACTCACCGAGGACGCGGCCACGTCGCGGTGCGTCAATGCCAGCAGGACTGCCGGACGCGGCGCAGCTCGGTCCGCAGCACGGGTGTGCCGTCGACCGGTGCCGGGTCCTCCGCAGTCGGCTCGATTCCCCCGGCGGCGGTTTTGTCGAGCGTTGCCAGGCCGTCGGGGCCGACCGTGCCGAACACCGTGTAGTTCGGTCGCAGCGCGGAGTCGCCGTAGACGACGAAGAACTGTGAGCCGTTCGTGTCCGGACCGGCGTTGGCCATCGCCAGGAGGCCGCGCCCGTAGAGACGGCGGGCGCCGGTCGGATCGGTCGGTGCCGGCGGCAGGTCCACCGGCAGCTCGTCCTTGTACTTGTACCCGGGCCCGCCCTCACCGGTACCGGTCGGGTCGCCGCACTGCAGGACCTTCAGCGTCGGATACGCCGTCAGACGGTGACACACCGTACGGTCGTAGAACCCGTGCCGTGCCAGGTGCAGGAAACTCTGGACCGTGCACGGCGCCTTGGCCCGGTCCAAGTGCAGCGGGAGCGGGCCCTGACTGGTCGCAACAGCCATGTCAACCGTGCCGCGACTGGGGGTGCGCCGCGGGTCGGGCGGCAGCGGGACGGAGCGCGCCGGCGGCTCGTCCGGGGTCTGCGCGTACTGACAGGGGCCGTGCGTGGTGCGCGGCGGAGCGCCGTCGGAAGCGGCGGCGACACTCCCCCCGGACACGACTAACACCACGGCCGCGAATGCACTGATGAGTGCTCGGTTCATCTTGCACGCCCTCCCGATGATCGCCAGGTTTGGAGCGGTCGCAGTCTAGGGCGTGGTTCGGTCGGCGGGAGTGGAACTTTCGGCCGATCAGCGTCGCCACGGTCCGATGCTTCCGGAAGACACGCCCTTGGCCCTTCTGCCAGGGCCAAGGGGATCCACTGCGTGGACGCCGACCATCAAGCCTGCTGCGCCCTCGGACTGCGGGCACCCTCCCCACACTTCGCGTGAGTGCCCGGCCCAGCCCGCTGGCCGATCGTAGGAATCACCAGCTCACACCCGCGGAGTGGCTCCGGAACTGGTGGGACATCCACTCAATTTTCCCGGCGCGGCGGTGTTGACTCCACCTGACTGTCCATCACACCACCGCAGGTCGACTCCTCCCGTCGGCGTGTCACGAAATCCCCAAGGGGCGGGTACGTTGAAGACTTCCACACCACGCAGAGCCGGGCTCGTGCTCGGCTCCGCAGCCGCACTCGTAGCCGGGCTGGGTCTGGCACCGGCCGCCCAAGCCGCACCGGATCCCACCGTCTCCTTCGGCGGGGCGACCGCCGTCCCGCTGCCCGCGGGCTCCGGGAAGGGCACTGCCCCGGCGCTGGGCGACCTCAACGGCGACGGCAAGGCCGACCTCGTCACCCCGGTCAAGGGATCGAACACCCTGGTGGCCGCGCTCGGCGACGGCAAGGGCGGCTTCGGCCCCGGTGTCTCCTTCGGGCTCGACACCGGCACCTTCCCGACGGCGGTCGCGCTCGCGGACCTCAACGGTGACGGCCGGCTGGACGCGGTCGTCGCCGCGGCCCTGACCAAGCAGCCCACGCAGCTCGGCACGGAAGGCATGGGCAGCATCGTCGAGTTGCTCGGCGACGGCAAGGGCGGCTTCGCCCCGGCAACCTCCTACTCCGCGCCGACGCTGGTCAACCCATCGACGAACGCCATGCTCCCCGTGGACATCGCGGTCGCCGACATGAACGGTGACGCCAAGCCGGACGTCCTGACTTCCAACAGCAACGGCGACAACGTCTCGGTGTGGACCAACGACGGCACCGACGCGCTGGGCACCGCGAGCAACTACTACGTGGGGGGGCGGCCGGCCCAGCAGCTACTCCGCCGGCCAGCTCCGCCCTTCCGGCTTGAAGACTGGGGACGTGAACGGCGACGGCAAGCTCGACGTGGTCATCGCGCACACCGACCGGACGATCACCGTCTTCCTCGGCGACGGCGCCGGAACCTTCGGCGCCCCGGTGACCCACCCGGTCGGCGGCAGCGCTCTCGAGGGCGTGGCCCTCACCGACGTCAACACGGACGGCAAGCCTGACCTGGTCACCAACAACGGCCCCGACAATCAGCCCACCGTCCTCCTCGGCGACGGCGCGGGTACCTTCCGCAACGCGAGCCCGCTCTACGAAGTGAAGGGCGGCGCAAACGGCTCGCACGCCGTCGGAGACCTGAACGCGGACGGCCGGCCCGATTTGGCGGCCGCGTCCACTGCTACGGGCGTTGCGGCGCAGGTGCTGCTGAACGCCTCGAAGCCGAACCGCACGGGCCAGTCGATGTCGATGCAGGTCGCCAAGGCGCCCGGTGTCCTGTCGATGGAGGTGAACCTGCCGGCCGTCAACTTCGGCACGCTGTCACCCGGCACCGTCAGCACCCCGGCCGGACTCGGCACGTTCAAGTACACCAACACCCTCTCCACCACCGCCCCCTGGTCGGTGACCGTTGCCGCCACGGACCTGGTCAGCGGCACGGACACCATCGGGTGGAGCAATCTGAAGATCACGACCGGCGGCCACCTCAATGGGACCGGCGGCCAGTGGACGGGCACCGCCAAGCCCGGCCCGGGCGGCCACTTCCCCGAGGGCGCCGACCCGCAACCGGGCACCAGCCTCTCCCCGGCCGTGACGACGGCGACCGGTGACGGCGGCACCCGCGGTGCCTTCACCCACGACGGGTCGACGGCGCAGTGGAACATCCCCGCGGAGACGGTCCCCGGCTCGTACAGCGGCACCCTGCAGTACACGATCACCGGCTGATCCCATGAACAGCTGTCTGCGCGCCCAGGGCGGCGCCACCGCCACGCACCGGGCACGGTTCCGCGCCCTGTGGTGCCTCCTCCTCACGGGCCTCCTCCTCACGGGCCTCGTGCTCGCTCTGGCGCCGGGCGCGCAGGCAGCGCCGGCCCCCGTACCGTCGCCCGCTCCGCCGGAGTCGGCGGCAGGCGCGCCGTTCGGCGTGCAGGCCGGGCTCTACGGTCTGACGACGCTGACCGGCGGGCACTTCGGGTACGCGCTGAAGGCCGGCGCCCGGATCGAGGATTCCGCGGTCATCTACAACGAGAGCGACGAGGCCCGGACCTTCCACGTCTACGGCGCCGACGTCGCCAACGCGGCCGGCGGCGGCCTGGCCCCCGCGCAAGAAGGCCAGCAGATGCGCGCGGTCGGTGCCTGGCTGAAGCTGGACTCCGAGGCCACCGTCACCGTGCAGCCGAAGAGCAAGGCCACGGTCCGCTTCTCCCTCACGGTCCCCGACGGCACCCCGCCGGGCAGCTATCTCGGCAGCCTGGTCACCGCGCTGCGCACCCCCGCGGTCAGCGGCGGCGTGAACACCGAGACCCGTATCGCCCGGCTCGTCGAGCTCACCGTCCCCGGCACCGCCGACCTCCAGGTCTCCCTCTCGGAACTGGAACACCGGCCTGTGAGCGGCGGCGAAGAATTCACCGTGACCGTACGCAACACGGGCAACGTCCTCTACACCCTCGCCGGAACGCTGAACGTCACCGGCGGCAGCTCCGCGCGTACCGTCCCGCTCACCCCCACGGGGATCTACGTGATCCCCGGCGGCAGTGCCACCATCACCGGCCGCCTCGCCGACCTCCCCGCCCTCGGCCGCCGCGCGGTCACCGCCTCGGTGACCGCCACGGTTCCCGGCGGCGCGGCGAAGACCGTGGACAGCAACACGGTCCGGCTGTCCTACTTCCCCTGGCTCACCGCGGCCCTCACCATCGGCGGCCTCCTTGCCCTGGGCCTTCTGTTCGTCATCACGCGCGAGCGACGGCGTGCCTGGCTGCGGCGTCGCGCAGCGGAACGTACCGCGCTGCGCGCCCTGCGGCGGGAACTGCGGGCCGCGAACCCGCCTGCCGGCGACCCTCATGAAGCGCAGGCGGGCGGCGCCGAACACCCGTAGCCGGGGGGAACGGGCCGTGGCGGGGCCGGCCGTGTTCCCAGGCGGGCGGAGGAACGAGCCGTCCGCGTCGGCGGTGGGCTACAAGAGCCTCGACATCAGCTTCAAGACCTACCGCCACCTCAGGCCCGGCTCCATCGGCGAAGCCGCCAAGATCCTCGACGTGGGCCTGGCCGCACAAGCGCTCCGGACGGCACGCCCCCGGTCCTGTCGGCGCTGGTAGCCCTCCCGTCGGGCAAGCACGCACCCCCTGACTGCTCCCGACAGTGGGGGCCCACAGGCGTTCCACCACGCCCCTGGCGCCTTCCCGCTCCGGGCCCGATTCGGCCGAACCGGCCCTGTGCCCCTGGGCGTTCCGGCGCCGCAGGCCCCGCTGATCGGGACTCGACCCGATGACGGTCCGGTAGATTCGGCGATACGGCTGATCTTCAGGGGAGCGGCAGAATGCCGCACGAGCGAGACGGGGGCAGTGGGTGCGGAGCAGACACACACGGGACCGTCGGCGGGAGGCCCTGCTGGAGTGCTGGCGTGCGATCGAGCTGTTCAGCCCGCCGACCATTCCGGCTCCGCCCCGTCGGCGGCCCGCTGCGCGCTCCGGGCCGCGGGAGGAGTACGTGGTCGACTTGGCGCCGGAGCCGGGCCGGGTGCCACCGCTCCTGCCGTGGGATCCGGACCATCCGGAGACGGGGGCACGGCGGGCACCGTACGGCCGGATGTGGCGGCATGACGTCTACTGCGGGGTCTTCGACCTGGAGCTGCTCCGCCAGGCGATGATCGCGGTACTGCCCGCGGGGACCGATCCCGACCCCGGTGTGCCGCAGTCCGAGCTGGTGCTGTCGGGCCAGAGCGCGATGTTCGCGCTGGTCCTGGACGACGAGGGCCGACCGCTTGAGGACACGTCCGTGATCTCCGCGTGCGCCTGGGCGACCGGCCGCCTGTTCGATCCGGGGCCGTCCGCACCTGGCTGGCTGGACGGATTCGAGGAGCTCGACGACGCGTTCGGCGGGGCGATCGACGAGCTCACGGCCACCGCGATCCCTTACAGCCCCACCGCGCCGGCCGCCGGAACGGCGTACGAGCGGTGGCCCGGCTCCGAGGGTGCGGCGAGAGCGCCGGGCGCGGCCGGCGGCGGCTGGCAACGGCTGCTCGCCGAGATCCTGGGCGGCGCTGCCGTCGGGGCGGTCGGGGCCCTGTTCGGCGAGGTCGCCGGCGCCGCGCTGCAGGGCGCGGCGGAGCCCCTGGTTCGCCGCGCTGCGGACTGGGTCGCGGCCCGCCGCCCCGCCGAGGAACAGGTGGAGTCCGGGCGGCCGGACGGCGCCGAGGGTGTTCCCGAGGGGGCATCGCCCGATGGTCCGGACACGTCGGCGGGGTACGGGGCTGGCGCCGGTCCCCGTGCGCTCGGGGTCGCCGATCTGGTCGCCCTGACCGCGCAGATCGCCGACCTGTGCGGGGTTCAGGACCACCTGCGGCCGCAGGTGGTCCGGGTGCGCAGCAGGCTGGTCCACCGGCCGCGGGACCCGCAGGCGAAGGTCGCCGCCGCCGCGCCGTTCTTGAACAGTCTGCTTCCCCCTGATCTGGCCCGGGTGTCCGCGGCGGTCGGGAAGGGGATCGGCCCGGCGCTGGAGGCGTACCTGACCGAGCTCGACGCCGTCGACGTGGGGGCGCGGACGGACGTGCGCCGGGAGCGCGGGGTCGTTCTGGAAGGGGTGGCTCCGGATCTGGTTCCGGCCGGCCGCTGGCCCGCACCCGCTCGGTTCCCGCTCGCGCTGAGCCAGCAGTTCGCGGTCGACCGCATGCTCGCCGACCGAGCGGGAACCGAGGGCGGGACGTTCTCCGTGAACGGCCCGCCCGGCACGGGCAAGACCACGATGCTGCGCGACCTGGTCGCCGCCCTGGTCGTCGAGCGGGCGGCGGTGCTGGCCGCGTTCGACCGGCCCTCGCAGGCGTTCACCGGTCCGGCGTGGCGGGGCAAGGACCGCCAGGGCAGGCACGCCCGCTTCGTGTCGCGGCTCGACCCTCGGCTGACCGGGTTCGAGATCGTGGTCACCTCGTCCAACAACGGCGCCGTGGAGAACATCACCGCCGAGCTGCCCGGCATCGGTGCGCTCGACGATCACTGGCACAACGGCCCCGACCATTTCTCCGACCTCGCCTCCGCGCTCCTTGGCGGGCCGGCCTGGGGTCTGATCGCGGCGGTGCTCGGCAACAAGGCCAACCGCAAGGAGTTCGGGGAGCGGTTCTGGTGGGGCCGGCTGCCGGAGAAGGAGACCGACGCCCGCAAGGCCGCGGAGCTGCCGCCGCTGCGCGGCATGCGGGAGGTCCTG
Protein-coding sequences here:
- a CDS encoding MFS transporter; this translates as MSRRYAWVVFALSFGLLLSDYMSRQVLNAVFPMLKADWVLSDAQLGSLSGIVALAVGLLTLPLSLLADRWGRVRSLVIAATMWSLATLGCAVAANYDQMFTGRLFVGIGEAAYGSVGIAVVLSVFPRALRATLSGAFIAGGAFGSVLGVSIGGAVAQAYGWRWAFGVMGVFGLVLAGIYAVVVKEKQLAPRQDPAVHGAGTDGRDHLRVLLPRLFSSVSVVSAYVGSGLQLFIAGALIAWLPSYFNRYYDMPTAQAGATAGLFALVIGIGMIVGGIVSDRISRRAPIRKWAVAISCSVGSLVLLMTAFRLPASPVQLLVLGLGTVLCAGTAGPGAAMVANLTPAAIAATAFATLTLAQSLLGLAPGPAVTGMLADRLGLLGALRLVPLVAIAATAAFLLGRHSYDRDVHRLTGVAPGTEPQKREVSS
- a CDS encoding RBBP9/YdeN family alpha/beta hydrolase yields the protein MSGTTDPVVVIVPGLRDHVEEHWQTLLAVRLTEAGRSVRTVPPLTQDRLSCEAGVAALDEVVVQIAGPVVLVAHSAGVITTVHWSRRHPAQAQVQGALLVTPPDFEQPLPEGYPSTDVLDANGWNPVPRSPLPFPTIVAASSNDPLGTVQRVAELARNWGGRLVELGDVGHLNPASGHGSWPRGEELLRELEHS
- a CDS encoding DUF4246 domain-containing protein gives rise to the protein MTGLPAFPLPFAASRSLSFATPRTLRELQMMQYSALIRAKPGWFDKMNDADIVARWMQEAVAQGLTEAQVRHVLAELLHYAALRDGRTGVEVSAVDGVWQSDALVDDELGFRLREAVRVLERAPEAERDWHPGSDGQVLDLVHPSLFCLVREVSGAPERAWENPTDRYSKYEFSEKFQWLPTDVDVSDDGAVAFRSYVNNVHPEVHRELASVLPDLFACFRPLLENVLTDLRHPRPLRIEADPYGWYDSKPEYPKRTSYDDDGAYAEARRAWGEAHDDWWENRRPAVPDAPAFTAPELPGESSRVDLRGRSLQVIVKLATIHLTPDKPEYPGGSWHVEGMMNERIVSTGIYYWDSENITESRLSFRAALDDPNYEQNDDDGLREVYGLEDEDALNQMLGSTSTPAGRCLAFPNILQHRVGSFRLSDPTRPGHRKILAFFLVDPSERIVSTSDVPPQQPWSDTSTMTLEQAKDYREQLMQERKFFVDEHNEQLYEREFSLCEH
- a CDS encoding peptidylprolyl isomerase, producing the protein MSGGSVAAASDGAPPRTTHGPCQYAQTPDEPPARSVPLPPDPRRTPSRGTVDMAVATSQGPLPLHLDRAKAPCTVQSFLHLARHGFYDRTVCHRLTAYPTLKVLQCGDPTGTGEGGPGYKYKDELPVDLPPAPTDPTGARRLYGRGLLAMANAGPDTNGSQFFVVYGDSALRPNYTVFGTVGPDGLATLDKTAAGGIEPTAEDPAPVDGTPVLRTELRRVRQSCWH
- a CDS encoding FG-GAP repeat domain-containing protein, with the translated sequence MKTSTPRRAGLVLGSAAALVAGLGLAPAAQAAPDPTVSFGGATAVPLPAGSGKGTAPALGDLNGDGKADLVTPVKGSNTLVAALGDGKGGFGPGVSFGLDTGTFPTAVALADLNGDGRLDAVVAAALTKQPTQLGTEGMGSIVELLGDGKGGFAPATSYSAPTLVNPSTNAMLPVDIAVADMNGDAKPDVLTSNSNGDNVSVWTNDGTDALGTASNYYVGGRPAQQLLRRPAPPFRLEDWGRERRRQARRGHRAHRPDDHRLPRRRRRNLRRPGDPPGRRQRSRGRGPHRRQHGRQA
- a CDS encoding FG-GAP repeat domain-containing protein gives rise to the protein MTVFLGDGAGTFGAPVTHPVGGSALEGVALTDVNTDGKPDLVTNNGPDNQPTVLLGDGAGTFRNASPLYEVKGGANGSHAVGDLNADGRPDLAAASTATGVAAQVLLNASKPNRTGQSMSMQVAKAPGVLSMEVNLPAVNFGTLSPGTVSTPAGLGTFKYTNTLSTTAPWSVTVAATDLVSGTDTIGWSNLKITTGGHLNGTGGQWTGTAKPGPGGHFPEGADPQPGTSLSPAVTTATGDGGTRGAFTHDGSTAQWNIPAETVPGSYSGTLQYTITG
- a CDS encoding COG1470 family protein; the protein is MNSCLRAQGGATATHRARFRALWCLLLTGLLLTGLVLALAPGAQAAPAPVPSPAPPESAAGAPFGVQAGLYGLTTLTGGHFGYALKAGARIEDSAVIYNESDEARTFHVYGADVANAAGGGLAPAQEGQQMRAVGAWLKLDSEATVTVQPKSKATVRFSLTVPDGTPPGSYLGSLVTALRTPAVSGGVNTETRIARLVELTVPGTADLQVSLSELEHRPVSGGEEFTVTVRNTGNVLYTLAGTLNVTGGSSARTVPLTPTGIYVIPGGSATITGRLADLPALGRRAVTASVTATVPGGAAKTVDSNTVRLSYFPWLTAALTIGGLLALGLLFVITRERRRAWLRRRAAERTALRALRRELRAANPPAGDPHEAQAGGAEHP